The following coding sequences are from one Venturia canescens isolate UGA chromosome 5, ASM1945775v1, whole genome shotgun sequence window:
- the LOC122410816 gene encoding uncharacterized protein, which translates to MPQIVEKKGLCRQQASATSGLKRSKYPGKPVPRVTSENSRFTNVKNKNLVQCFAPQIQPPVTSQTSGGGGGGGGLYHHRKCILPGGRAVDHRFRPIVNTNKICATTKCQPAFRVPLTPTSKKKSLSMIDLSPAAVGATAASSDARGGGGGGIDHEIPHIGSESGSSCSVLGGERSVVEAGSQGKRNARDSRGNGDCRIGLLSGNEKITKMWLDEPNSERLEEERIAKAASTVCRLLAINAWRTRREEVDSLRETVQQLGQQVDHLHIQIVVLRRLLHTEKCRVEKLSGDAHLAKIQLEETRREREEVKKEKAQAEDELRRLKGESEEQTVATENLRNEAMTLKHQVDALDQQISRDRQKLLGLREDKKTLLDKVCTAEALADERGIRAENAEAAVQELQSRLRAQETRIGELERDYRKSTKDSKTTEVEKANLEKRLRLSEDSGRALGLRAANLEMQLNDREAALRRIESAYNAQLNELSEIRERMVRQSEDVGWSSRVLQIAGSVAWAPRAILRSLSFLSNSGSH; encoded by the exons ATGCCACAGATTGTCGAAAAAAAGGGGCTTTGTCGGCAACAAGCTTCGGCGACGAGCGGATTAAAAAGATCAAAGTATCCTGGGAAGCCAGTTCCCCGCGTAACAAGCGAAAACAGTCGTTTTACCAATGTCAAAAACAAGAATTTGGTACAATGCTTTGCTCCACAAATTCAACCTCCTGTCACGTCACAGACAAGCGGCGGCGGTGGCGGTGGAGGCGGCCTCTATCATCATCGTAAATGTATTTTGCCCGGTGGCAGAGCGGTCGATCATCGGTTTCGCCCGATCGTCAATACCAACAAAATTTGCGCCACTACGAAATGTCAACCTGCTTTTCGGGTTCCCCTTACACcgacgagcaaaaaaaaaagcctCTCCATGATTGATTTGTCTCCCGCTGCTGTTGGTGCAACCGCTGCCTCTAGCGATGCACGTGgcggcggtggtggtggtaTCGATCACGAGATTCCTCATATCGG GTCGGAGAGCGGTTCGAGTTGTTCGGTACTGGGTGGCGAAAGATCAGTCGTCGAGGCGGGTAGTCAGGGAAAAAGGAATGCTCGGGACAGTCGGGGTAACGGGGACTGTCGTATCGGGCTTCTTtcggggaatgaaaaaatcaccaaaatgTGGCTCGACGAACCGAATTCGGAACGACTCGAGGAGGAGCGAATCGCTAAAGCTGCCAGTACCGTTTGTCGTCTCCTCGCGATAAACGCTTGGCGAACGAGACGAGAGGAGGTCGACTCGCTGAGAGAAACCGTTCAACAACTTGGACAACAAGTCGATCATCTGCACATTCAGATCGTTGTCCTGAGACGGCTTCTCCATACGGAAAAATGCCGGGTCGAGAAACTCAGCGGTGACGCTCATCTGGCCAAAATTCAATTGGAGGAAACCCGACGGGAGAGggaagaagtgaaaaaa GAAAAGGCCCAAGCGGAGGATGAATTGAGGCGACTGAAGGGCGAATCGGAAGAGCAAACTGTGGCGAcggagaacttgagaaacgAGGCGATGACGTTGAAACATCAGGTGGACGCTCTCGACCAGCAAATATCGAGGGATCGTCAAAAATTGCTGGGACTTCGAGAGGACAAGAAAACATTGCTCGACAAG GTTTGCACCGCTGAAGCTCTCGCCGATGAACGCGGCATCAGAGCCGAGAATGCCGAAGCGGCCGTTCAAGAGTTACAGAGTAGACTCCGCGCTCAAGAAACTCGGATCGGGGAACTCGAACGAGATTATCGGAAAAGCACAAA AGATTCAAAAACAACGGAGGTGGAAAAggcaaatttggaaaagcgACTACGATTGAGCGAAGACTCGGGCAGGGCCCTTGGTTTACGAGCTGCGAATCTTGAAATGCAATTGAACGATCGCGAGGCTGCTCTGAGGCGTATAGAATCCGCGTATAACGCGCAACT AAATGAATTGTCGGAGATTCGTGAGCGAATGGTACGCCAGAGCGAGGACGTTGGGTGGAGCAGTCGAGTGTTGCAGATCGCCGGAAGTGTGGCCTGGGCGCCGCGTGCAATTCTTCGTTCCCTCTCGTTTCTCTCCAACAGTGGATCGCATTGA